One region of Salvia miltiorrhiza cultivar Shanhuang (shh) chromosome 3, IMPLAD_Smil_shh, whole genome shotgun sequence genomic DNA includes:
- the LOC131015233 gene encoding uncharacterized protein LOC131015233, which yields MKLDVFLQPLIHELKSLWEVGVNTYDISLKQNFQMRAALIWTISDFPAYAMLSGWGTAGKLACPHCMENTEAFTLPMSGKQSWFDNHRKFLPPNHVFRRNKTSFLRNKTCNVGPPEQRSGIQILNQIEGLGFVKVTEDFDGRNAQLAKYQDVGWKKKSIFWELPYWRYLLIRHNLDVMHIEKNVFDNVFNTVLNVKGKTKDTEKSREELNTFCKRKELKKVDGTRGYPKACYTLDREEKKILLQWIKSLKFPDGYVSNISRCVDMNALKMHNMKSHDCHVFMQILLPVAFKELLPKNVWEAITELSFFFRELTSRNVALYDMRILSEKIAVTLCKLERIFPPSLFDSMEHLPVHLADEARLAGPVQYRWMYPFERYLRTLKNHIKNKAKVEASIANAYLLAEMSTFSSFYFEDQISTKWTTLPRNIEMPVAENDDPLCLAIFKPIGRSLGRGTKRYMDEREWHAAHMYILSNCAEVAETYSKIFKEEKRYANPYMTDAEFEVAFHNEFILWFNHYVCRPCNDELNPYIRSLAAGPLREIETYSGYFVNGYRFHTTDHDRESATVNSGVCIKGSVYGSDRDVLDFYGRLQEVCVLEYPGYPIKQTVLFNCEWFDLSAQGTSIDTDFKLVSLNHTRRYKKYDPFVLASQVVQVFYCPYPSTNQSKKNWWSACKVNARSKVEVSTAASTSTLDQPFQEEVVTIMPTHTSVGIEQPLLLHPLGGVVEIEDDDEAEDDDSPLTSNDSDDDSSDAYE from the exons atgaagttggacgtattcttacagccattgatacacgagttaaaatctctgtgggaggttggtgtgaacacttacgacatatcgttgaagcaaaatttccagatgcgagcagctctgatatggactatcagtgattttccagcgtacgctatgttgtctgggtggggtacagctgggaaattggcatgtccacattgcatggagaatacagaagcattcactttgccgatgagtggaaaacaatcgtggtttgataatcatcggaagttcttacctcctaaccatgtgtttaggagaaacaaaacttcattcttgaggaataagacatgcaatgttggtccaccagaacaaagatcaggaatacaaatcttgaatcaaatcgaggggttaggcttcgtgaaggttaccgaagacttcgatggcaggaacgctcaactcgccaaatatcaagatgtagggtggaaaaagaaaagcatattttgggaactaccctattggagatatcttttgattcgacataatctggatgttatgcacattgagaaaaatgtgtttgataacgtgtttaatactgtcctgaatgtgaaggggaagacaaaagatacagaaaaatctagagaagaattgaacaccttctgcaagcggaaagagttgaagaaagtggatggaactcgagggtatccgaaagcatgttatacgcttgacagggaagagaagaagatcttactccaatggatcaagagtcttaagtttcccgatgggtacgtgtcaaatattagtagatgcgttgacatgaacgccctgaagatgcacaacatgaaaagtcacgactgtcacgtgttcatgcaaatccttctgcctgttgcatttaaagaacttcttcctaagaatgtttgggaggcaattacagagttaagtttcttcttcagagaattaacatcccgcaacgtggccttatatgacatgagaatactgagtgagaagatagctgttactctttgcaaacttgagcgtatcttcccgcctagtttatttgattcaatggagcacctaccagttcatttggcagatgaggcacgattggctggtccagtgcaatatcggtggatgtatccttttgaaagatatttgaggacattaaaaaatcatataaaaaataaagccaaggttgaggcgtccatcgccaatgcatacttacttgcagaaatgtcaaccttctcttcgttttactttgaagatcaaatatctacaaagtggacaactttgcctcgcaatattgagatgcccgttgctgaaaatgatgatcctctttgtctcgccatattcaaacctattgggcgttcacttggccgagggacgaagagatacatggatgagcgcgaatggcatgctgcacacatgtatattttgagcaattgtgcagaggttgcagagacatatagcaa gatcttcaaggaggaaaaacgatatgcaaatccttacatgactgatgcagagtttgaagtcgcgtttcacaacgagtttattctgtggtttaaccattac gtttgtcgtccttgtaacgatgagttgaacccttatattaggtcgcttgcagctggaccattaagggagattgaaacatactccggctatttcgtgaatggctacaggtttcacacaactgatcatgatagagagagtgcgactgtgaacagtggcgtttgcataaaaggttcggtctatggtagtgatagagatgtgctagacttttatgggcgtctgcaagaggtttgcgtgctggagtatccagggtatccaattaagcagacagtcttgttcaactgtgaatggtttgacttgtcggctcagggaacttctattgatacagacttcaagttagtttcactgaaccacacacgaagatataagaagtatgatccctttgttttggcgagtcaagtagttcaagtgttttactgtccctatcccagtacgaaccaatcaaagaaaaattggtggtcagcatgcaaagttAACGCAAGATCTaaggttgaagtgtctactgcagcatctacatcaacattagatcaaccatttcaagaagaagtggttactattatgcctactcacacaagtgtaggcattgaacaaccacttctccttcatcccctcggtggagtcgttgagattgaagatgacgatgaagcagaagacgatgattccccgttgacatctaacgatagtgatgatgatagtagtgatgcttatgaataa
- the LOC131019123 gene encoding leucine-rich repeat receptor-like serine/threonine-protein kinase BAM3, whose translation MVQQLLSFISDCAVIAGDEDAWTWIASPAGCYTTKSAYSAIFARGCDTAALHSPSEMISRVWKTPAPQKAIITAWRLLKNRLATCDNLEKRKVTLGDDEVRCKFCKSQMDTIDHLFLLCSKIAELWDEIQKWLGFTTVRLNTARRHFETFVDLESGKKNMKFLMMVWVCSIWMLWRRRNECRFDDDDWDCKTVLSDIKLGVTTCCMPIDFHHRRTVPTSDLQRFAANGYGFSLSDWGQHLYGLDSKATPIKTLKSSKSSINLYGRLDSKATPIKTLKSTKSSINLYGNNIYPGLDSKATPIKTLKSTKSSINFYGRLDSKATPIKTLKSSKSSMEKKIYCIFAYAFLITITFPMLSSESKQPMSLATDQTALLSLKHTSLLLATNWTNSTSVCTWIGVTCSLRHHRVAALNLSNMALSATIPPQLGHLSFLVSLDLTNNLFYGDLPQELSLLRRLKFISFQLNNFTGDIPPMLGQLPKLEHLNLRNNSFIGSIPKSLSNLTNLQFLELSSNSLSGEIPKELGRLQSLQALSVQFNRLSGAIPSAIFNISTLVSMAFTYNELSGSLPTDICSNLPSLTGIYLSSNQLSGAIPTNLSQCSRLEVLGLSYNSFSGEIPSEIGFLTSLQDLALGGNNLNGILPHEIGHLQSLVAFGAERNEIAGSIDFNIFINMSSLQTLALGRNKFTGNLSRDVRNITMLTNLDLSENHFTGLIPTEFCQLYHLETLVLNWNSLLSGTYLPLFGNSMSTTANSVAAFLLK comes from the exons ATGGTGCAACAACTTTTGTCCTTTATCTCTGATTGTGCTGTGATTGCAGGTGATGAAGACGCATGGACATGGATTGCATCTCCGGCAGGGTGCTACACCACAAAATCAGCCTACTCGGCCATTTTCGCGAGAGGTTGTGACACAGCGGCTTTACATAGTCCATCGGAGATGATTTCGAGAGTTTGGAAAACACCGGCGCCTCAGAAAGCAATCATCACGGCCTGGAGACTTCTTAAAAACAGACTCGCCACCTGCGATAATCTGGAAAAGAGGAAGGTGACGCTTGGAGACGATGAGGTCAGATGTAAATTCTGCAAAAGCCAAATGGATACGATTGACCATCTGTTCCTCCTTTGTTCGAAAATCGCGGAGCTTTGGGATGAGATACAGAAATGGCTGGGATTCACCACAGTTAGACTCAATACGGCAAGAAGACACTTCGAGACATTCGTTGATCTGGAAAGTGGAAAGAAGAACATGAAGTTTCTTATGATGGTATGGGTGTGCTCCATTTGGATGCTGTGGAGACGTAGAAACGAATGCAGATTTGATGACGACGACTGGGATTGTAAAACCGTCTTGTCGGATATTAAG ctgGGCGTGACTACGTGTTGTATGCCGATCGATTTCCATCACCGGAGAACAGTTCCGACGAGCGATTTGCAGAGATTCGCGGCTAATGGCTATGGCT TCTCTTTAAGTGATTGGGGCCAACATTTGTATGGACTTGACTCAAAAGCCACACCCATCAAGACTCTCAAGTCAAGCAAGTCTTCCATTAATTTGTATGGACGACTTGACTCAAAAGCCACACCCATCAAGACTCTCAAGTCAACCAAGTCTTCCATTAATTTGTATGGAAATAACATCTACCCAGGACTTGACTCAAAAGCCACACCCATCAAGACTCTCAAGTCAACCAAGTCTTCCATTAATTTCTATGGACGACTTGACTCAAAAGCCACACCCATCAAGACTCTCAAGTCAAGCAAGTCTT CCATGGAGAAAAAGATTTATTGCATATTTGCTTATGCATTCCTAATCACCATAACCTTCCCAATGCTTTCTTCTGAATCCAAACAGCCTATGAGCCTTGCAACTGATCAAACTGCCCTTCTTTCACTCAAACATACATCTCTTTTACTTGCAACTAATTGGACCAACTCCACCTCCGTCTGCACCTGGATTGGCGTCACTTGCAGCTTGCGCCACCACAGAGTAGCTGCCTTGAATCTCTCCAACATGGCTCTCTCCGCCACCATTCCACCGCAGCTCGGACACCTCTCCTTCCTCGTCTCCCTCGACCTCACCAACAACCTTTTCTATGGAGATTTGCCACAGGAACTGTCTCTCCTTCGCCGTTTGAAGTTCATATCTTTCCAACTCAACAACTTCACCGGAGACATCCCTCCGATGTTGGGTCAGTTACCAAAATTAGAGCACTTGAATTTACGCAACAACAGCTTCATAGGTTCCATCCCAAAATCGCTCTCAAACCTCACAAACCTACAATTTCTTGAGTTATCTTCCAATTctctaagtggagaaattccaaaaGAGTTGGGAAGACTTCAAAGTCTACAAGCTCTATCTGTTCAATTCAATCGTCTATCCGGTGCTATACCATCAGCCATATTCAACATCTCGACCCTTGTATCTATGGCCTTCACATACAATGAATTGAGTGGAAGTCTTCCAACAGACATCTGCAGTAATCTTCCGTCTCTTACTGGGATTTATCTTTCTTCTAATCAGCTGAGTGGCGCGATTCCCACAAATCTATCCCAATGTTCACGGCTTGAGGTGTTGGGCCTCTCTTACAACTCTTTTAGTGGGGAGATACCTTCAGAAATCGGCTTCTTAACATCTCTTCAGGATTTAGCTCTTGGTGGCAACAATTTGAATG GAATACTACCACATGAGATTGGCCATCTTCAAAGTCTGGTTGCTTTTGGTGCTGAACGGAATGAGATTGCTGGCTCAAtcgatttcaatattttcattaatATGTCTTCTCTGCAAACCTTAGCACTAGGGCGTAACAAATTCACGGGGAACCTTTCAAGGGATGTCAGGAATATTACCATGCTAACAAATTTGGATCTCTCGGAAAACCATTTTACAG GGCTAATTCCCACTGAATTTTGCCAACTTTACCATTTGGAGACATTAGTATTAAATTGGAACAGC